One genomic region from Pseudoduganella dura encodes:
- a CDS encoding PEP-CTERM sorting domain-containing protein has translation MNTRLAFSSLPPRRDVAMLRVAAGLLAALACATAAAGTYTITTSTQGTAANFQLPGFFSQGNLSGTGAYELTVTSVFDSANVVASTDNFWMQASDAALTVSLKVDNQLYTMQTTGLVSSQILVDTDGSGQTTKRFYQNVSFDPATYGDYASIQQYAFLDTDHFPINSVLTPAIAYYADPLTKGFSIYNWDVAPDGSLSQLGVGVGRAASFDYQLALAVPEPASYAMFAAGLGLVAFTARRRGANRGNGARR, from the coding sequence ATGAATACACGCCTTGCTTTCTCTTCGCTACCGCCGCGCCGCGACGTGGCCATGCTGCGGGTCGCAGCCGGCCTGCTTGCCGCGCTGGCCTGCGCCACGGCCGCCGCCGGTACCTACACGATCACCACCAGCACCCAGGGCACTGCCGCCAATTTCCAGTTGCCGGGCTTCTTTTCACAAGGCAACCTCAGCGGCACCGGTGCGTACGAGCTGACCGTGACCAGCGTGTTCGACAGCGCCAACGTGGTCGCCAGCACGGACAACTTCTGGATGCAGGCCAGCGACGCGGCCCTGACGGTGTCGCTGAAGGTCGACAACCAGCTCTACACCATGCAAACGACAGGGCTGGTCAGTTCGCAGATCCTGGTCGATACCGACGGCAGCGGCCAGACCACGAAGCGTTTCTACCAGAACGTGAGTTTCGATCCGGCCACGTATGGCGACTATGCCTCGATCCAGCAATATGCATTCCTTGACACCGATCATTTCCCCATCAATTCGGTGCTCACGCCTGCCATTGCGTATTACGCCGACCCGCTGACGAAAGGCTTTTCGATCTACAACTGGGACGTGGCACCGGATGGCAGCCTGAGCCAGCTGGGCGTCGGCGTCGGCCGCGCCGCGAGCTTCGATTACCAGCTGGCGCTGGCCGTGCCGGAGCCGGCCAGCTATGCGATGTTCGCCGCCGGGCTGGGCCTGGTTGCATTCACCGCGCGGCGGCGCGGCGCCAACCGGGGCAACGGCGCCCGGCGCTGA
- a CDS encoding sensor domain-containing diguanylate cyclase — translation MTEKDRTSALRRLYRVLLLPAFAAVLLAAMWSAVYWQVRQERATARHEAVLRSHAQARTLAENAGFLLRQADHATQLFKLKFEETDGALRLPEFTRRNGPLTLLLPVRLALPVALYGPDGRLADSLHGTFAPRAGDEGWFRALAGSAGDMAHFSNPLVDPATKGWRIRVARRLDDGAGHFAGAIVMHVDPALFIDDYDRLEPGPGGYVGLLSRDTGLAASRVDDRVFSDDTLAFAAVQGGAAAGTGAAAGAEEALPRRPVDGIARIYAFRDMPRFALMAVVGHSKAHALARFERRRTMYVSVATVASIVVLAFVGLLQRHARRLRNSTRAARAAQRQLHAAIDASLDALFLLKACREACGGDFILVDINEPGAAMLGHPRAGLLGRRIGQLAPAWRDEGLLDRYRSVLETGQPLEEEFATRTGPPRWLQHQVVAIDDGVAVTTRDITARKQAELASRQAMAALREKEARLRTLADMMPAMIAYVDRDEVYRFQNLVYEREFTRMGVQAIGRSAREIIGEERYMRVQPWVCRALAGETVSFEEDEAPPPEGTGRSFEVRYIPQRDEAGEHVTGFHVVRTDVTAQRREKQHLLRLSTIDALTGLMNRAGFTKRLDAAMQYSREHGTLMAVMYMDIDRFKPVNDTHGHAVGDALLKAFAGRLTHALRESDTVARLGGDEFTIILERLLRCEDAERAAAKLVAAMAAAFDLDGVRVGISTSIGVAFYRSGDLAPAELLARADTLLYEAKQAGRNTFRTGGTLGGQQPDAA, via the coding sequence GTGACGGAGAAGGACAGGACGAGCGCGCTGCGCAGGTTGTACCGGGTGCTGCTGCTGCCCGCTTTCGCGGCCGTGCTGCTGGCGGCGATGTGGTCGGCGGTGTACTGGCAGGTGCGCCAGGAGCGGGCCACGGCACGCCATGAAGCGGTATTGCGCAGCCACGCGCAGGCGCGCACGCTGGCCGAGAATGCCGGCTTCCTGCTGCGCCAGGCCGACCATGCCACGCAGCTGTTCAAGCTGAAGTTCGAGGAAACGGATGGCGCGCTGCGCCTGCCGGAGTTCACGCGCCGCAACGGTCCGTTGACCTTGCTGCTGCCGGTCCGCCTGGCGCTGCCGGTCGCGCTGTACGGTCCCGACGGCAGGCTGGCCGACAGCCTGCACGGCACGTTCGCGCCGCGTGCGGGCGACGAAGGCTGGTTTCGCGCGCTGGCCGGTTCGGCCGGCGACATGGCGCACTTCTCCAATCCCCTCGTGGACCCGGCAACGAAGGGATGGCGCATCCGCGTCGCCCGTCGCCTCGACGACGGCGCCGGGCACTTTGCCGGCGCCATCGTGATGCATGTCGATCCGGCGCTGTTCATCGACGACTACGACCGGCTGGAGCCGGGCCCGGGGGGCTATGTCGGCCTGTTGAGCCGCGACACGGGCCTGGCCGCCAGCCGCGTCGACGACCGGGTGTTCAGCGACGACACGCTGGCGTTCGCCGCAGTGCAGGGCGGCGCTGCTGCGGGCACCGGCGCCGCCGCCGGCGCCGAAGAAGCGCTGCCGCGCCGTCCGGTCGACGGTATCGCGCGCATCTACGCCTTCCGCGACATGCCGCGCTTCGCGCTGATGGCCGTCGTGGGCCACAGCAAGGCGCACGCGCTGGCCCGCTTCGAGCGGCGCCGCACCATGTACGTGAGCGTGGCGACCGTGGCTTCGATCGTGGTACTGGCCTTCGTGGGGCTGCTGCAGCGCCACGCGCGCCGCCTGCGCAACAGCACCCGGGCGGCGCGCGCGGCGCAGCGGCAGCTGCACGCTGCCATCGACGCCAGCCTGGACGCGCTGTTCCTGCTGAAAGCCTGCCGCGAGGCGTGCGGCGGCGACTTCATCCTGGTCGACATCAACGAGCCGGGTGCCGCGATGCTGGGCCATCCCCGCGCCGGGCTGCTGGGCCGGCGCATCGGCCAGCTGGCGCCCGCGTGGCGCGACGAGGGCCTGCTCGACAGATACCGCAGCGTGCTCGAGACCGGCCAGCCGCTGGAAGAGGAATTCGCCACCCGTACCGGGCCGCCGCGCTGGCTGCAGCACCAGGTCGTGGCCATCGACGACGGCGTGGCGGTCACCACCCGCGACATCACGGCCCGCAAGCAGGCCGAGCTGGCAAGCCGCCAGGCGATGGCGGCACTGCGTGAAAAGGAAGCGCGCCTGCGCACGCTCGCCGACATGATGCCGGCGATGATCGCCTACGTGGACCGCGACGAGGTCTACCGATTCCAGAACCTGGTGTACGAACGCGAATTCACGCGCATGGGCGTGCAGGCGATCGGCCGGTCGGCACGCGAGATCATCGGCGAGGAACGCTACATGCGGGTGCAGCCGTGGGTCTGCCGCGCGCTCGCCGGCGAAACGGTGTCGTTCGAGGAAGACGAGGCGCCGCCGCCGGAGGGCACCGGGCGCAGCTTCGAGGTGCGCTATATCCCGCAGCGCGACGAAGCCGGCGAACACGTCACCGGCTTCCACGTGGTACGCACCGATGTCACCGCGCAGCGCCGCGAAAAGCAGCACCTGCTCCGCCTGTCCACGATCGATGCGCTGACGGGCCTCATGAACCGGGCCGGTTTCACGAAGCGCCTCGACGCCGCGATGCAGTACAGCCGCGAGCACGGCACGCTGATGGCCGTGATGTACATGGACATCGACCGTTTCAAACCGGTCAACGACACGCATGGCCATGCGGTCGGCGACGCGCTGCTGAAGGCATTCGCCGGCCGCCTGACGCATGCGTTGCGGGAAAGCGATACGGTGGCGCGGCTGGGCGGCGACGAGTTCACGATCATCCTCGAGCGCCTGCTCCGCTGCGAGGACGCGGAACGCGCCGCCGCCAAGCTGGTGGCGGCGATGGCCGCGGCGTTCGACCTGGACGGCGTGCGGGTCGGCATCTCGACCAGCATCGGTGTCGCCTTTTACCGCAGTGGCGACCTGGCGCCGGCCGAGCTGCTGGCGCGCGCCGACACGCTGCTGTACGAAGCCAAGCAGGCCGGGCGCAACACGTTCCGCACGGGCGGCACGCTGGGCGGCCAGCAGCCGGATGCCGCCTGA
- a CDS encoding DUF2804 domain-containing protein yields the protein MNTVHALLPPAPERIVGADGAPVLGRHAGILRGCDWERLAPPHARNALWRRLHHKRWHYAALSAERMFCAVAVVDLGWMTTCFAWAFERDDGDMLANFSQDGWPGRLSATLARDARGNSTFSRRGVFIDLGPAGLSLRSPWLEIDACFGTAPAPSLVACGLVQGGAVHATQKTGGLALEGEVRTWRGEYPLHGGTASIDYSNGLLARRTAWRWASGHDAELGFNLQAGYFGANENALWLDGGLFPLAPARFIHNADDPLEPWRVFTEDDCLDLVFTPLAARREARDLRIAASRYVQPFGTFSGWVRSTPDAPKRMVTRLAGVTEQHFARW from the coding sequence GTGAATACAGTCCATGCGCTGTTGCCGCCGGCGCCCGAGCGCATCGTGGGTGCCGATGGAGCACCGGTGCTGGGCCGGCATGCCGGCATCCTGCGCGGCTGCGACTGGGAGCGGCTGGCGCCGCCCCATGCGCGCAATGCGCTGTGGCGCCGGCTGCATCACAAGCGCTGGCATTACGCGGCGCTGTCCGCGGAGCGGATGTTCTGCGCGGTCGCCGTCGTCGACCTGGGCTGGATGACCACCTGTTTCGCCTGGGCGTTCGAGCGCGACGACGGCGACATGCTGGCCAATTTCTCGCAGGACGGCTGGCCCGGGCGGCTGTCGGCCACGCTGGCGCGCGATGCGCGCGGCAACAGCACCTTCTCGCGCCGCGGCGTGTTCATCGACCTGGGGCCGGCCGGGCTGTCGCTGCGCAGCCCGTGGCTGGAAATCGATGCCTGCTTCGGCACCGCGCCGGCACCGTCGCTGGTCGCATGCGGCCTCGTCCAGGGCGGCGCCGTGCACGCTACGCAGAAGACGGGCGGCCTCGCGCTGGAAGGCGAGGTGCGCACGTGGCGCGGCGAATATCCGCTGCACGGCGGCACCGCCAGCATCGACTATTCGAACGGCTTGCTGGCGCGACGCACCGCATGGCGCTGGGCCTCCGGGCATGACGCGGAACTGGGCTTCAACCTGCAGGCCGGCTATTTCGGCGCCAACGAGAACGCGCTCTGGCTCGATGGCGGCCTGTTCCCGCTGGCGCCGGCGCGCTTCATCCACAATGCGGACGATCCGCTCGAGCCATGGCGCGTTTTCACCGAGGACGACTGCCTCGACCTGGTCTTCACGCCGCTCGCGGCGCGCCGGGAAGCGCGCGACCTGCGCATTGCCGCCAGCCGCTACGTGCAGCCGTTCGGCACCTTTTCGGGCTGGGTGCGCAGCACGCCGGATGCGCCGAAGCGGATGGTCACGCGGCTGGCCGGGGTGACCGAACAGCACTTCGCGCGCTGGTGA
- a CDS encoding bifunctional acetate--CoA ligase family protein/GNAT family N-acetyltransferase yields MSIRHLDRLFEPRSVAIIGASQRPGRIGTTVLDNMAASGFAGALWPVNPKYDTLLGIACHARVAALPAAPDLAVICTPPDSVPGLVAELGARGTRAAIVLTALSPGQRAAMLKAARPHLLRILGPGGIGLIGPAAGVNASVAHAGARPGRTAFVSQSGMLMTAVLDWARQHQIGFSRVVSVGEGGDVDVADLLDWLAGDADTQAIVLHIESVADARKFMSAARIAARGKPVVVLKSGRGGERDDRVVDAAIRRAGMLRVYSSADLFDAVQTVARARPLPGERLAVVSNTASLGLLATDALAWTGGRLAPLSPATLRALKPLAAEGVPAANPLDIGTRADTARHVAAVRALLDEPQADALLLVHVPTPAAGSTEVARSLVPAVRGARQIVLSCWLGGDEVAEARGVFADAGLATYDTPEKAVRAFRQMVQYRRNQALLIEVPPGVPAVRERERATARRIVGAARQAGRDTLDDAECRTVLAAYGLRYDLPDGAGAGAPAWMQPAAGRDAPPLRIGMHVDPVFGPALEFGMGGAAGSVARDCAAGLPPLNMVLARDIVARTRAGNALAATDGACRALVQVAELVTDLPEVAALELDPMQMVQAGPAAPRDGAEPLPDTLAALRARIVLGPPRPESALAIRPYPQALAEIIDWQGAQLTLRPIRPEDAPAHVRFFAALDPEDVRLRFFSALRELPPAQLARLTQIDYDRAMAFIATRTGPDGTAETLGVVRAVADPDNRSAEFAVVVRSDLKGLGLGAILFGKLVDYFRTRGTGCLTGDAFAENVGVQKLVRRFNGTVQSGDEAGTVRLTVPLHGKSS; encoded by the coding sequence ATGAGCATCCGCCACCTGGACCGCCTGTTCGAACCGCGCTCGGTGGCGATAATAGGAGCTTCGCAGCGGCCGGGGCGGATCGGCACCACGGTGCTCGACAACATGGCCGCCAGCGGTTTCGCCGGCGCGCTGTGGCCCGTCAACCCCAAATACGACACGCTGCTCGGCATCGCCTGCCATGCCAGGGTGGCGGCGCTGCCGGCGGCGCCGGACCTTGCCGTGATCTGCACGCCGCCCGACTCGGTGCCCGGCCTGGTGGCCGAACTGGGCGCGCGCGGCACCCGCGCGGCGATCGTGCTGACGGCGCTGTCTCCCGGCCAGCGCGCCGCGATGCTGAAAGCGGCGCGGCCGCACCTGCTGCGCATCCTCGGGCCCGGCGGCATCGGCCTGATCGGCCCGGCCGCCGGCGTCAACGCCAGCGTCGCGCACGCGGGCGCGCGGCCGGGGCGCACCGCCTTCGTGTCGCAGTCCGGCATGCTGATGACGGCCGTTCTGGACTGGGCGCGGCAGCACCAGATCGGTTTTTCGCGCGTGGTATCGGTGGGCGAGGGCGGCGATGTCGACGTGGCCGATCTGCTCGACTGGCTGGCCGGCGATGCCGATACCCAGGCCATCGTGCTGCACATCGAAAGCGTCGCCGACGCGCGCAAGTTCATGTCGGCGGCGCGCATCGCGGCGCGCGGCAAGCCGGTCGTGGTGCTGAAGTCGGGCCGGGGCGGCGAGCGCGACGACCGCGTGGTGGATGCGGCGATCCGGCGGGCCGGCATGCTGCGTGTGTATTCGTCGGCCGACCTGTTCGACGCGGTGCAGACCGTGGCGCGCGCCCGGCCGCTGCCTGGCGAGCGCCTGGCCGTCGTCAGCAATACCGCCAGCCTGGGATTGCTGGCGACGGACGCGCTGGCGTGGACCGGCGGCCGGCTGGCGCCGCTGTCGCCGGCCACGCTGCGCGCGCTGAAGCCCCTGGCGGCGGAAGGCGTGCCGGCCGCCAACCCGCTCGATATCGGCACCCGGGCCGATACCGCGCGCCACGTGGCCGCGGTGCGTGCGCTGCTCGACGAGCCGCAGGCCGATGCGCTGTTGCTGGTGCACGTGCCCACGCCGGCGGCCGGCAGCACCGAGGTGGCGCGCTCGCTGGTGCCGGCGGTGCGCGGTGCGCGCCAGATCGTGCTGTCGTGCTGGCTGGGCGGCGACGAGGTGGCCGAGGCGCGCGGCGTGTTCGCCGATGCCGGGCTGGCCACCTACGACACGCCGGAAAAGGCGGTGCGCGCGTTCCGCCAGATGGTGCAGTACCGGCGCAACCAGGCATTGCTGATCGAAGTGCCGCCCGGCGTGCCGGCCGTACGCGAACGCGAGCGCGCCACGGCGCGGCGCATCGTGGGCGCCGCGCGGCAGGCGGGCCGCGACACGCTGGACGACGCCGAGTGCCGCACCGTGCTGGCGGCTTATGGATTGCGGTATGACTTGCCGGACGGCGCGGGGGCAGGCGCGCCGGCGTGGATGCAGCCGGCCGCCGGCCGGGACGCGCCGCCGCTGCGCATCGGCATGCATGTCGACCCGGTCTTCGGCCCGGCGCTGGAGTTCGGCATGGGCGGCGCCGCCGGCAGCGTGGCGCGCGACTGTGCCGCCGGGCTGCCGCCGCTGAACATGGTGCTGGCGCGCGACATCGTGGCGCGCACCCGCGCCGGCAACGCGCTGGCCGCGACGGACGGCGCATGCCGTGCGCTGGTGCAGGTGGCGGAACTGGTGACCGACCTGCCGGAGGTGGCGGCGCTTGAGCTCGACCCGATGCAGATGGTGCAGGCCGGGCCGGCGGCGCCGCGCGATGGCGCGGAACCGCTCCCGGACACGCTGGCCGCGCTGCGCGCCCGCATCGTGCTCGGCCCGCCGCGGCCCGAGTCGGCGCTGGCGATCCGCCCGTATCCGCAGGCGCTCGCGGAAATTATCGACTGGCAGGGCGCGCAGCTGACGCTGCGCCCGATCCGGCCTGAGGATGCGCCGGCCCATGTGCGCTTCTTCGCCGCGCTCGACCCGGAAGACGTGCGGCTGCGTTTCTTTTCCGCGCTGCGCGAATTGCCGCCGGCCCAGCTGGCACGGCTCACGCAGATCGACTACGACCGCGCGATGGCCTTCATCGCTACCCGGACCGGGCCGGACGGCACGGCGGAAACGCTGGGCGTGGTGCGGGCCGTGGCCGATCCGGACAATCGCAGCGCCGAATTCGCCGTGGTGGTGCGCTCGGACCTGAAGGGGCTGGGGCTGGGAGCGATCCTGTTCGGCAAGCTGGTCGATTATTTCCGCACCCGGGGCACCGGCTGCCTGACCGGCGATGCGTTTGCGGAAAATGTTGGAGTCCAGAAACTTGTCCGTCGGTTCAACGGCACCGTCCAATCCGGCGACGAGGCGGGCACCGTACGATTGACGGTGCCATTGCATGGGAAATCATCTTAG
- a CDS encoding DUF349 domain-containing protein, producing the protein MFEFLFKRPGDKGNDPQAAQGQHADAGPGRNGPGDGQGGQNGPDGKEARRAEQAERARALAGDEAAAVALILQSEFADVRLAAAEHVVSQPALEQVQGAVRNTDRRVAKLMQGRLDAIRHRQMEQRQAEASISQAQRLLQDEKLTPNQVADLDRLWKVIDAPPELAAEFDRLRAALSGRLEAQVALQRATIDALAALRRLGAGTAAGNEDEALQELERLGAEHAARVAAPEHGTLPRHLVADVEAALASARAVLVRPAAPPAMPPSVPVTAEPAPAAAAEDVPLAVDDAGSGAAEGGERQATAGIVPEAGPQPGEDAPAAGTAPAPAVVPPRPPKEKKITPADREANERFMALVDAMEAALGQGQLHTAAEHDKTLKDTRTGRLSTQQSERLAHVRAEYKRLAAWARWGGNVSREELVHAVEELPAQNLPMSELAKKVSAMRERWKSLDSVSGAAPKSLWEKFDAACTAAYAPAAAHFRQLADERHASAARAQALVDEVTALVADSPAAREDWRSLASSSQRLRQAWSRLGTIDRKDKKRLDTAFGKAMDTLMAPLEEQRRIEVARREQLIEEVYKLDPAERHTVDTLRGLQEAWQGHAKALPLERRQEQALWQKFRAACDTIFARRKESAHAADHERKAHLHAREAICAGLEGFTAEGDDKARQAAIGKALRDAAAAWHASGVVPRAAEARIETRYRAAVARLQGEADAIRKRAGAAQANALRDKLRLVQALENALAAPGPVDAQDWSARWAALPPLPADYERTLHARFNAALQAAAADAAPRGAYAGTLEANRSRLLAEVLRLEIVAGIDSGAEFARDRLKMQVEVLQDSLKSGHKAGHAGAQAAQFVALCAMPALVDDRTASRIETLFRRVGAEGR; encoded by the coding sequence ATGTTTGAATTCCTCTTCAAGCGGCCCGGCGACAAGGGCAACGATCCGCAGGCCGCGCAGGGGCAACACGCGGACGCCGGCCCGGGGCGCAACGGACCCGGTGACGGCCAGGGCGGTCAAAACGGACCCGACGGCAAGGAGGCACGCCGTGCCGAGCAGGCCGAACGCGCCAGGGCGCTGGCCGGCGACGAAGCCGCGGCGGTCGCGCTGATCCTGCAGAGCGAGTTTGCGGACGTGCGCCTGGCCGCGGCCGAGCACGTGGTGTCGCAACCGGCACTGGAACAGGTGCAGGGCGCCGTGCGCAACACCGACCGCCGCGTGGCCAAGCTGATGCAGGGCAGGCTCGATGCGATCCGCCACCGCCAGATGGAGCAGCGGCAGGCCGAGGCCAGTATCTCTCAAGCGCAACGCCTGTTGCAGGATGAAAAGCTGACACCGAACCAGGTGGCCGACCTGGACCGCCTGTGGAAAGTGATCGACGCGCCGCCCGAACTGGCCGCCGAGTTCGACCGGCTGCGCGCCGCGCTGAGCGGCCGGCTGGAAGCCCAGGTGGCCCTGCAGCGCGCCACGATCGATGCGCTGGCCGCGCTGCGCCGGCTGGGCGCGGGCACCGCGGCCGGCAACGAGGATGAGGCGCTGCAGGAACTGGAGCGCCTGGGCGCCGAACATGCCGCCCGGGTGGCGGCGCCCGAGCACGGCACGCTGCCGCGCCACCTGGTGGCCGATGTGGAAGCGGCGCTCGCGTCGGCGCGCGCCGTGCTGGTCCGCCCGGCCGCGCCTCCCGCGATGCCGCCATCCGTGCCCGTGACGGCGGAGCCGGCGCCGGCCGCTGCCGCGGAGGACGTGCCCCTGGCCGTTGACGATGCCGGTTCCGGTGCCGCAGAGGGCGGCGAACGGCAGGCCACCGCGGGCATCGTGCCCGAGGCCGGCCCGCAACCCGGCGAGGATGCGCCGGCTGCCGGCACCGCGCCGGCTCCCGCAGTGGTGCCGCCGCGGCCCCCGAAGGAAAAGAAGATCACCCCCGCCGACCGCGAAGCCAACGAACGCTTCATGGCGCTGGTCGATGCGATGGAAGCGGCGCTGGGCCAGGGCCAGCTGCACACGGCCGCCGAGCATGACAAGACGCTCAAGGACACCAGGACGGGCCGCCTGAGCACCCAGCAATCGGAACGGCTGGCGCACGTGCGCGCCGAGTACAAGCGGCTGGCGGCCTGGGCGCGCTGGGGCGGCAACGTGTCGCGCGAGGAACTGGTGCACGCGGTCGAGGAATTGCCTGCGCAAAACCTGCCGATGAGCGAACTGGCGAAGAAAGTCAGCGCGATGCGCGAGCGCTGGAAATCGCTGGACAGCGTCTCCGGGGCCGCGCCGAAGAGCCTGTGGGAGAAATTCGACGCCGCCTGCACCGCCGCCTATGCGCCGGCCGCCGCGCACTTCCGCCAGCTGGCCGACGAGCGGCATGCCAGCGCGGCCAGGGCCCAGGCGCTGGTCGACGAAGTCACCGCGCTGGTGGCCGATTCGCCGGCCGCGCGCGAGGACTGGCGCAGCCTGGCATCGTCGTCGCAACGCCTGCGGCAGGCATGGAGCCGGCTGGGCACCATCGACCGCAAGGACAAGAAGCGCCTCGACACCGCGTTCGGCAAGGCGATGGACACGCTGATGGCGCCGCTCGAGGAGCAGCGGCGCATCGAGGTGGCGCGCCGCGAGCAGCTGATCGAGGAAGTCTACAAGCTCGATCCGGCCGAGCGGCACACGGTGGACACGCTGCGCGGCCTGCAGGAAGCCTGGCAGGGCCATGCCAAGGCGCTGCCGCTGGAACGCCGCCAGGAGCAGGCGCTGTGGCAGAAATTCCGCGCCGCCTGCGACACGATCTTTGCCCGGCGCAAGGAATCGGCCCACGCGGCCGACCACGAGCGCAAGGCGCACCTGCACGCGCGCGAGGCGATCTGCGCCGGGCTGGAAGGCTTCACGGCGGAAGGCGACGACAAGGCGCGGCAAGCGGCGATCGGCAAGGCGTTGCGCGATGCCGCCGCGGCGTGGCATGCGAGCGGCGTGGTGCCGCGCGCGGCCGAGGCGCGCATCGAGACGCGCTACCGGGCCGCCGTCGCCAGGCTGCAAGGCGAGGCCGATGCGATCCGCAAGCGCGCCGGTGCCGCGCAGGCCAACGCGCTGCGCGACAAGCTGCGCCTGGTGCAGGCGCTGGAGAATGCGCTGGCCGCGCCCGGCCCGGTCGATGCGCAGGACTGGAGCGCCCGCTGGGCGGCGTTGCCGCCGCTCCCGGCGGATTACGAACGCACGCTGCATGCCCGCTTCAATGCCGCGCTGCAGGCCGCCGCCGCGGATGCCGCGCCGCGCGGCGCCTATGCCGGCACGCTGGAAGCGAACCGCTCCCGCCTGCTGGCCGAAGTGCTGCGGCTGGAGATCGTGGCCGGCATCGACAGCGGTGCCGAATTCGCGCGCGACCGCCTGAAGATGCAGGTCGAGGTGCTGCAGGATTCGCTGAAGTCCGGCCACAAGGCCGGCCATGCGGGCGCGCAGGCGGCGCAGTTCGTGGCGCTGTGCGCCATGCCGGCGCTGGTGGACGACCGCACGGCCAGCCGCATCGAAACCCTGTTCCGCCGGGTCGGCGCGGAGGGCCGATGA
- the moaE gene encoding molybdopterin synthase catalytic subunit MoaE: protein MSGGGTSRVRVQHEDFDLSAEVARLRAGNSKTGAVVTFVGTVRDLNDGAQVAAMELEHYPGMTEGSIDRIIDQAAARWPVHDALVIHRVGPLLPRDQIVLVAVTSAHRGEAFAACEFIIDYLKTEAPFWKKEETPDGARWVDARVSDDAALDKWQDPA from the coding sequence ATGAGCGGCGGCGGGACCAGCCGGGTGCGGGTGCAGCACGAGGATTTCGACCTTTCCGCCGAGGTGGCGCGACTGCGCGCCGGGAACAGCAAGACCGGCGCGGTGGTCACGTTCGTCGGCACCGTGCGCGACCTGAACGACGGCGCGCAGGTGGCGGCGATGGAGCTCGAGCACTACCCGGGGATGACCGAAGGGTCGATCGACCGGATCATCGACCAGGCTGCCGCGCGCTGGCCGGTGCACGACGCGCTGGTGATCCACCGCGTGGGGCCGCTGCTGCCGCGCGACCAGATCGTGCTGGTGGCCGTGACGTCCGCCCATCGCGGCGAGGCGTTTGCCGCCTGCGAGTTCATCATCGACTACCTGAAGACCGAGGCGCCGTTCTGGAAGAAGGAAGAAACGCCGGACGGGGCGCGCTGGGTGGACGCGCGCGTGTCCGACGATGCCGCCCTGGACAAGTGGCAGGATCCGGCCTGA